The Paramisgurnus dabryanus chromosome 6, PD_genome_1.1, whole genome shotgun sequence genome has a window encoding:
- the LOC135748455 gene encoding uncharacterized protein produces the protein MQQIYTHSHEEFEVFTTVMSPQVCRRRVIFKHQGEMVVVLTGYYAEYDDEVCVCAGEVVMLIYQEDAEWCYVRLQNGREGYLPTACFTQKPEPLPPIVTKQSSVQESPRDRRGCTERSLKLPRRASLSAVPGSPRLLQRLLTRPRRRSEGQAAHLIGSINPAFHQD, from the exons atgcagcaaatctacacacaCAGTCATGAAGAATTTGAAGTATTCACCACTGTGATGTCTCCTCAAG TTTGTCGGAGAAGAGTAATATTCAAGCACCAAGGAGAAATG GTGGTTGTCCTGACAGGATACTATGCAGAATATGATGATGAGGTGTGTGTCTGTGCCGGTGAAGTCGTGATGCTGATATATCAGGAAGATGCTGAATGGTGTTATGTTCGACTGCAGAATGGACGGGAGGGATACCTGCCCACTGCATGCTTCACACAG AAACCAGAACCATTGCCGCCTATCGTGACTAAGCAGAGCTCCGTACAGGAATCTCCTCGTGATCGCCGTGGCTGCACAGA ACGCTCTTTGAAACTGCCAAGGCGAGCATCATTATCAGCAGTACCTGGTTCACCTCGATTACTTCAGCGGCTGCTCACTCGACCCCGTCGACGCAGTGAAGGACAGGCAGCACATCTAATCGGCTCCATCAATCCTGCATTCCATCAAGACTGA